In the Juglans microcarpa x Juglans regia isolate MS1-56 chromosome 6D, Jm3101_v1.0, whole genome shotgun sequence genome, one interval contains:
- the LOC121234537 gene encoding stemmadenine O-acetyltransferase-like has product MEGVKVNVKAREIIKPSSPTSQNLKIFKLSLLDQIAPPLYVPWIFYYAIPSTGRKESNAIETRERINHLKQSLSQALTRISPLAGRVKDNLFIECNDEGADFSEAEVNCPLSEILRRPEVGVLDQLLPRDYRCSNPSMELMQLAIQVNIFSCEGMAIGICALHKLVDGATLSFFVNMWGAINASGGSAGDSFTPFFPGSQLFPPRNLSVPRFEIPKAKCITKRFLFPASKIAALKERVLLASKTDIIFSPTRIEVVTLPESASGNLSWLAIAPAPAPATEKSLIELQDLVKQIRNAIKTIDKDYAREMQGENGFSLMSECLKQVGDLVPEKVEVFRFISWAKFRLHEADFGWGKPIWVSTAGSAFKNTIVFIEKLTGDDHDHGIEAWVSMDEQDMSIFENNQDLCSFVSLH; this is encoded by the exons ATGGAAGGGGTGAAGGTTAATGTAAAAGCCAGAGAGATCATCAAACCATCCTCACCAACATCCCAGAACCTCAAAATCTTCAAACTCTCCCTCCTAGACCAGATTGCCCCTCCATTGTACGTTCCATGGATTTTTTACTATGCAATACCCAGTACTGGCCGGAAAGAATCGAATGCCATCGAAACCCGGGAACGAATTAATCACCTAAAGCAATCCTTATCCCAGGCTTTAACTCGAATCTCTCCTCTTGCTGGAAGGGTCAAAGACAACCTTTTTATTGAATGTAACGATGAGGGTGCAGATTTTTCAGAAGCCGAAGTAAATTGCCCACTGTCGGAAATTCTCAGGCGACCGGAAGTTGGTGTTCTAGATCAACTCCTTCCTCGTGACTATCGTTGTAGTAATCCATCCATGGAATTAATGCAATTGGCCATTCAAGTCAATATCTTTAGCTGTGAGGGAATGGCCATTGGTATCTGCGCGTTGCACAAGCTTGTTGACGGGGCCACGCTGTCTTTTTTTGTCAACATGTGGGGTGCCATTAATGCCAGTGGTGGTTCTGCCGGAGATTCTTTCACTCCATTTTTTCCGGGGTCACAACTCTTCCCACCAAGAAATTTATCAGTGCCAAGGTTTGAAATTCCAAAAGCCAAGTGCATTACAAAGAGATTTCTGTTCCCGGCCTCAAAGATTGCTGCACTGAAGGAAAGAGTACTTCTTGCTAGCAaaactgatataattttcaGTCCAACCCGAATTGAAGTGGT TACCCTGCCAGAATCTGCTTCTGGGAATCTTTCCTGGCTGGCAATTGCACCGGCACCGGCACCGGCAACGGAAAAGAGCCTCATAGAGCTCCAGGACTTGGTGAAACAAATCAGAAATGCAATAAAGACAATAGACAAGGATTACGCGAGGGAGATGCAAGGTGAAAATGGATTTTCATTGATGAGTGAGTGTCTTAAACAAGTTGGAGATCTAGTACCCGAGAAGGTGGAAGTATTCAGGTTTATCAGTTGGGCAAAGTTCCGGCTACATGAAGCAGATTTTGGGTGGGGAAAGCCTATTTGGGTGAGTACAGCCGGATCAGCGTTCAAGAATACTATAGTATTCATCGAGAAATTAACGGgggatgatcatgatcatggaATTGAAGCATGGGTGAGCATGGATGAGCAAGACATGTCCATTTTCGAGAACAACCAAGACCTCTGCTCATTCGTTTCCCTCCATTGA
- the LOC121235303 gene encoding GRAS family protein RAD1-like has translation MAQNFLSNHEVYNVESCEAVSAQDFCLSATACYPNNPYMPILDNNSTASTLIRQPFSDEIQDHKRLKRTVSTAESTGSNVSNLYNEGSSNNNISSISRARSSSSLNSLSKLHFRDHIRTYTLRYHAAEAIEEAMINADYQESGTEEDGSADGMRLVRLLVACAEAVACRDRTHASVLLSELRANALVFGSSFQRVASCFVQGLADRLALVQPLGAVGFAAPMMNIMDVATDKQEEALSLIYENCPHIQFGHFVANTTILEAFEGKSILHVVDLGMTLGLAHGHQWCALIHRLADRDGQPPCHLRITGVGLSVDRFRVIGDELGTCAKNMGISFEFSVVESNLENLQTEDIKHQDGEVLVVNSILQLHCVVKESRGALNSLLQIIHKLSPKVLLVVEQDSSHNGPFFLGRFMEALHYYSAIFDSLDVMLPKYDTKRAKMEQFYFAEEIKNIVSCEGPARVERHEKVDQWRRRLSRAGFQAAPMKLIAQAKQWLGKNKGFLGYTIVEDKGCLVLGWKSRPIVAASCWKC, from the coding sequence ATGGCACAAAACTTCTTGTCAAATCATGAGGTCTATAATGTTGAAAGCTGTGAAGCAGTGAGTGCCCAGGATTTCTGTCTTTCTGCCACGGCTTGTTATCCTAATAACCCATATATGCCTATATTGGACAATAACAGTACTGCTTCGACCTTGATCCGCCAGCCCTTCTCAGATGAAATCCAAGATCATAAGAGGCTGAAGCGAACTGTAAGTACAGCCGAATCCACCGGGAGTAATGTTAGTAATCTCTATAATGAGGGAAGCAGCAACAATAATATCAGCAGCATAAGCCGTGCCAGGAGCAGTAGCAGCTTGAATAGCTTGTCAAAGCTCCATTTTCGAGATCATATTCGGACTTATACTTTACGATATCATGCAGCTGAGGCTATTGAAGAAGCCATGATCAATGCTGATTATCAGGAAAGTGGTACTGAAGAAGATGGCAGTGCTGATGGGATGAGGCTCGTTCGACTTCTCGTTGCCTGTGCTGAAGCTGTGGCTTGTCGCGACAGGACACATGCGTCAGTTTTACTCTCCGAGCTTCGAGCCAATGCTTTGGTCTTTGGCTCTTCCTTTCAGCGTGTGGCTTCTTGCTTTGTGCAAGGCTTGGCAGACAGGCTTGCTCTGGTTCAACCCCTCGGCGCTGTTGGCTTTGCTGCTCCCATGATGAACATAATGGACGTTGCTACCGATAAACAGGAAGAGGCTTTAAGccttatttatgaaaattgtccACATATCCAGTTTGGTCACTTTGTGGCCAACACAACAATACTGGAAGCCTTTGAGGGAAAGAGTATTCTCCATGTGGTGGATTTGGGCATGACCCTTGGTTTGGCCCATGGCCACCAGTGGTGTGCACTGATCCACAGACTTGCCGACCGTGATGGTCAACCACCTTGTCATCTCCGAATAACTGGTGTTGGTCTTTCTGTTGACAGATTCAGAGTCATCGGAGATGAGCTGGGGACTTGTGCAAAAAACATGGGCATTAGTTTTGAGTTCTCAGTGGTGGAAAGCAACTTGGAAAATCTGCAGACTGAAGACATTAAACACCAGGATGGTGAAGTTCTGGTTGTCAATAGCATCCTTCAGTTGCATTGTGTTGTTAAAGAAAGTCGAGGAGCTCTTAATTCACTTCTGCAGATAATTCACAAGCTCTCGCCAAAGGTTTTACTTGTGGTTGAGCAAGATTCAAGCCACAATGGGCCTTTCTTTCTGGGGAGATTCATGGAAGCTCTGCACTATTACTCTGCAATTTTTGACTCCCTAGATGTCATGTTACCTAAATATGACACAAAGCGTGCCAAGATGGAACAGTTCTACTTTGCTGAGGAGATAAAGAACATTGTGAGTTGCGAGGGGCCAGCAAGAGTGGAGAGGCATGAGAAGGTAGACCAGTGGCGCAGGAGGCTGAGCAGGGCAGGATTTCAGGCTGCTCCAATGAAACTGATTGCCCAGGCCAAACAATGGCTTGGAAAAAATAAGGGTTTTCTTGGTTACACAATTGTGGAAGACAAGGGTTGCTTGGTGCTTGGTTGGAAATCCAGGCCAATTGTTGCAGCTTCTTGCTGGAAGTGCTAG